The following proteins come from a genomic window of Eubalaena glacialis isolate mEubGla1 chromosome X, mEubGla1.1.hap2.+ XY, whole genome shotgun sequence:
- the FOXR2 gene encoding forkhead box protein R2 codes for MDLKLKNPGFWYSLHGQVPGLLDWDMGNEFFLPCTTDQCPLAEQNLAKYRLRVMETPKLPQERRLSPEKDSPNSEPNLWMWVNPNIVCPLGSQEAPKPSEKKDLASIHPSPQLLPKDELSNCSEATVMESLPSSCSKQSPPQKRFTSSPSDWELTEEETEEQDNNSSVALQSPNKGECFQSQKLWQGDSQERKSWPRPPLNYRHLIALALRNSPPCGLNVQEIYSFTKQHFPFFWTAPGGWKNTIRHNLCFLGSFEKAPVSLQDGSNARTRSGLWRLTEEGHRRFQEETRALASARRESIQQCMSQPHVMTSLFDL; via the coding sequence ATGGATCTAAAACTAAAAAATCCTGGGTTCTGGTACAGTCTCCATGGCCAGGTCCCAGGGCTGCTGGACTGGGACATGGGAAATGAGTTCTTCCTGCCTTGCACCACAGACCAGTGCCCCTTAGCTGAGCAGAACCTTGCCAAATACAGACTCAGAGTAATGGAGACCCCAAAATTACCTCAAGAGAGGAGACTCAGTCCTGAAAAAGATAGTCCTAACTCTGAACCCAACCTGTGGATGTGGGTGAATCCCAACATTGTGTGCCCCCTTGGCAGCCAGGAGGCCCCAAAGCCCAGTGAGAAAAAGGATCTGGCAAGCATACATCCTTCCCCTCAGCTACTCCCAAAGGATGAATTGTCTAACTGCTCAGAGGCCACAGTGATGGAGTCCCTGCCATCTTCCTGCAGCAAGCAGTCTCCTCCACAGAAGCGGTTCACCTCTTCCCCAAGTGACTGGGAGCTCACGGAAGAGGAGACTGAGGAACAAGATAACAACTCCTCTGTGGCCCTCCAATCCCCAAACAAAGGGGAGTGCTTCCAGAGCCAGAAACTATGGCAAGGCGACAGCCAAGAGAGGAAGTCCTGGCCCCGGCCACCCCTCAATTACAGACACCTAATTGCTCTGGCACTAAGAAACAGCCCCCCATGTGGCCTCAATGTGCAAGAGATCTACAGTTTCACCAAACagcattttccctttttctggACAGCTCCAGGTGGCTGGAAGAACACCATCCGCCACAACCTCTGCTTCCTGGGCAGCTTTGAGAAGGCGCCAGTCAGCCTTCAGGATGGGTCCAATGCAAGGACAAGGTCTGGACTCTGGAGGCTTACTGAGGAGGGACACCGCCGCTTTCAGGAGGAGACTCGTGCCTTAGCCTCTGCTAGGAGGGAAAGCATTCAACAGTGCATGAGCCAGCCACATGTGATGACCTCCCTCTTTGACCTTTGA